In one window of Burkholderia cepacia ATCC 25416 DNA:
- a CDS encoding type 1 glutamine amidotransferase domain-containing protein: MSKRILHVVSNVAHYADPSQPTGLWLSELTHAHHIFAAKGYEQRLVSPKGGVSPLEPRSLKWPHADAASKAWRADKANAALLANTARPDEIDPADFDAIYFTGGHAVMWDYPDDAGLQRLTREIYERGGVVSSVCHGYCGLLNTTLSDGSLLVAGRRITGYSWVEEILAGVAKKVPYNVEEQMQQRGARYEKALLPFTSNVVVDGRLVTGQNPQSAKATAEQVVALL, encoded by the coding sequence ATGAGCAAGCGCATCCTTCACGTCGTCAGCAACGTCGCGCACTACGCCGACCCGTCGCAACCGACCGGCCTGTGGCTGTCCGAACTGACTCATGCCCACCACATCTTCGCGGCGAAAGGCTATGAGCAGAGGCTCGTGAGCCCCAAGGGCGGCGTGTCGCCGCTGGAGCCACGCTCGCTCAAATGGCCGCACGCCGACGCCGCCTCGAAAGCGTGGCGCGCCGACAAGGCCAACGCGGCCCTGCTTGCCAATACCGCGCGCCCCGACGAGATCGATCCGGCCGATTTCGACGCGATCTACTTCACCGGCGGCCATGCCGTGATGTGGGACTACCCGGACGACGCGGGGCTGCAGCGGCTCACGCGCGAGATCTACGAGCGCGGCGGCGTCGTGTCGTCGGTCTGTCACGGCTACTGCGGGCTGCTGAACACGACGCTGTCGGACGGCTCGCTGCTGGTTGCCGGACGCCGGATCACCGGCTACTCGTGGGTGGAGGAAATCCTCGCCGGTGTCGCGAAGAAGGTGCCGTACAACGTCGAGGAGCAGATGCAGCAGCGTGGCGCGCGCTACGAGAAGGCGCTGCTGCCGTTCACGTCGAACGTCGTCGTCGACGGCCGTCTGGTGACCGGCCAGAATCCGCAATCGGCGAAGGCGACCGCCGAGCAGGTCGTCGCGCTGCTGTGA